A window of the Lates calcarifer isolate ASB-BC8 linkage group LG18, TLL_Latcal_v3, whole genome shotgun sequence genome harbors these coding sequences:
- the ptn gene encoding pleiotrophin: MNGQKLWTRVAVMALLVLTVMAAEGGKADKQGKKERKSDCGEWQWSVCVANEGDCGLGTREGTRTGTDCKQTIKTQRCKIPCNWKKKFGGECKYDFQAWGECDLATGKKNRTGVLKRALMDATCAATVTATKPCGKIPKTKLQDAKKQKKEGKKRERTQMD, from the exons ATGAATGGACAGAAGCTGTGGACAAGGGTGGCCGTGATGGCCCTCCTGGTGCTAACGGTGATGGCAGCTGAAGGTGGCAAAGCAGATAAACAAG GAAAGAAGGAGCGCAAGTCGGACTGCGGGGAGTGGCAGTGGAGCGTGTGCGTAGCCAACGAAGGTGACTGCGGACTTGGCACCAGGGAGGGGACGCGCACCGGCACTGACTGCAAGCAGACCATCAAGACCCAGCGATGCAAGATCCCCTGCAACTGGAAGAAGAAGTTTGGTG GGGAATGCAAGTACGACTTCCAGGCATGGGGGGAGTGCGACCTGGCGACGGGCAAGAAGAACAGGACGGGCGTGCTGAAGCGAGCGCTCATGGATGCGACCTGCGCCGCCACTGTCACAGCCACCAAGCCCTGTGGGAAAATCCCCAAGACCAAGCTGCAAG ATGCAAAGAAGCAAAAGAAGGAAGGCAAGAAGCGAGAGCGCACCCAAATGGACTGA